One window of Microbacterium sp. 1S1 genomic DNA carries:
- the soxR gene encoding redox-sensitive transcriptional activator SoxR, translated as MEPDDLLPIGEVTRRTGVAPSALHFYEQLGLIASTRTPGNQRRYRRHMLRRISIIVVAKRIGIPLSEVQELFQTLPVDAPPSHADWRRVAKRWRAELEERRTQLEHLQRELAGCIGCGCLSLKACRLLNPEDTLGESGPGPRRI; from the coding sequence ATGGAACCGGACGATCTCCTCCCGATCGGGGAGGTCACCCGACGCACGGGAGTCGCGCCCTCCGCGCTGCACTTCTACGAACAGCTCGGTCTCATCGCCTCGACGCGCACGCCCGGCAACCAGCGACGGTACCGCCGACACATGCTGCGACGGATCTCGATCATCGTCGTGGCGAAGCGCATCGGCATCCCGCTCAGTGAGGTGCAGGAGCTCTTCCAGACGCTGCCCGTGGACGCCCCGCCCTCGCACGCGGACTGGCGACGCGTGGCCAAGCGCTGGCGCGCCGAGTTGGAAGAGCGACGCACCCAGCTCGAGCACCTGCAGCGCGAGTTGGCGGGCTGCATCGGCTGCGGCTGCCTCTCCCTCAAGGCGTGCCGTCTGCTGAATCCCGAGGACACCCTCGGCGAGAGCGGCCCCGGCCCCCGCCGTATCTGA
- the aztB gene encoding zinc ABC transporter permease AztB, whose protein sequence is MTAPSVALISPFTLDFVQRGLIGGALVAILCGVVGTWVVVRGMAFLGEALAHGMLPGVALATVLGAPVLVGGALSAVAMSIGIGALQRRAKLSYDTSIGLLFVSMLALGVIIVSHSGSFATDATAILFGDILAITAADLLLLAAAAAIGVTVTVVAHRPLVALALDGRIASVLGLRPRLAQATLVGLVTLAVVASYQAVGSMLVVGLLLAPAAAAGPWTSRIPSRMILAAAFGVVAVLLGLLVSWYAATAAGASVAAAAIGLAVLSWAARTTVTALRPSARDGSRPSSVPAS, encoded by the coding sequence GTGACCGCACCCTCCGTCGCCCTGATCAGCCCGTTCACGCTCGACTTCGTCCAGCGCGGGCTGATCGGCGGCGCCCTCGTCGCGATCCTCTGCGGGGTCGTGGGCACCTGGGTCGTGGTCAGGGGGATGGCGTTCCTCGGCGAAGCCCTGGCCCACGGGATGCTGCCGGGCGTCGCCCTCGCCACGGTGCTCGGAGCCCCCGTGCTCGTCGGCGGGGCGCTCAGTGCCGTCGCCATGAGCATCGGTATCGGGGCGCTCCAGCGCCGCGCGAAGCTCTCCTACGACACGAGCATCGGACTGCTCTTCGTCTCGATGCTGGCGCTCGGCGTGATCATCGTCTCCCACTCCGGCAGCTTCGCCACGGATGCGACGGCCATCCTCTTCGGCGACATCCTCGCGATCACCGCAGCCGACCTGCTTCTACTCGCCGCCGCCGCGGCCATCGGCGTGACCGTGACGGTCGTCGCCCACCGACCGCTCGTCGCTCTCGCGCTCGACGGGCGGATCGCCTCGGTGCTCGGCCTCCGCCCGCGGCTGGCTCAGGCCACCCTCGTCGGTCTCGTGACCCTGGCGGTCGTCGCCTCCTACCAAGCCGTCGGCTCCATGCTCGTGGTCGGTCTCCTCCTCGCCCCGGCGGCCGCTGCCGGTCCGTGGACGTCTCGGATCCCGTCCCGCATGATCCTCGCCGCCGCGTTCGGCGTCGTCGCGGTCCTGCTCGGCCTCCTCGTCTCCTGGTATGCGGCCACCGCCGCCGGGGCCTCCGTCGCCGCCGCGGCGATCGGCCTCGCGGTCCTGTCCTGGGCGGCGCGCACCACGGTGACCGCGCTGAGACCGTCCGCACGCGACGGCTCGCGCCCCTCTTCCGTCCCCGCTTCCTGA
- a CDS encoding ATP-dependent DNA ligase, giving the protein MGKFIYEGGPKIEIEDRALTHIKLVMMTKLRRGEPMPFSWKEDASVGGGRTTVWVHAHSNIVFTFFGSRPPAINRRWVDALAFTANSPTGLYLVPEPNESSSASAQLADLAV; this is encoded by the coding sequence ATGGGCAAGTTCATCTATGAGGGTGGTCCGAAGATCGAGATCGAGGACCGCGCTCTCACGCACATCAAGCTCGTCATGATGACGAAGCTCCGCCGCGGCGAACCGATGCCGTTCTCCTGGAAGGAAGACGCGTCCGTCGGCGGCGGACGCACGACCGTCTGGGTGCACGCGCACTCCAACATCGTGTTCACGTTCTTCGGCAGCAGGCCCCCGGCGATCAACCGGCGGTGGGTGGACGCGTTGGCCTTCACAGCCAACTCGCCGACGGGCCTCTATCTGGTGCCCGAGCCGAACGAGTCGAGCAGCGCCTCCGCGCAGCTCGCCGACCTCGCCGTCTGA
- a CDS encoding serine/threonine-protein kinase → MTDDSLPTEALLDGRYHLRECVGQGGMARVYRAEDSLLGRTVAIKMLRAETEEGAASERARGEMTVLASLNHPALVTLYDAQLRPGRAEYLVMEFVEGPTLAARIAQGPLPPTEVAALAADLAEALHVVHSAGIVHRDIKPSNVLLTGSALAGSRSGAKLADFGISVLVDAARLTSPGTVIGTAAYLAPEQLNGAPPAPAADIYALGLVLREALTGERAFAGAEGIGATLARLIEAPEIPASVGPEWGALLRRMTATNPDERPSAAGVYAAASELSHDPAKPPRPRIPAPIAAAAYAEQAAATPSGATRTLVLPVGPSLAADETAARTGAAVPLPESGRQRGTRRRRGRLAGLVAAAVAVTVAGTLWAAGAFAPDPGVTPVDTETTPSSTPSPAVVPVTVPEEAEEPVTPAEAPAPAPGPEEDTKADKTQKDAEKAAEKAAEAQKKAEQDAQKRAEEAQKRAEKEAEKAERDEDGDDSPE, encoded by the coding sequence ATGACGGATGACTCGCTTCCCACGGAGGCGCTGCTCGACGGTCGCTACCACCTCCGGGAGTGCGTCGGGCAGGGCGGGATGGCCCGGGTGTACCGCGCGGAGGATTCCCTTCTGGGGCGCACCGTCGCCATCAAGATGCTCCGCGCCGAGACGGAGGAGGGAGCGGCCTCCGAGCGGGCCCGCGGCGAGATGACCGTGCTCGCGTCACTCAACCACCCGGCGCTGGTCACCCTGTACGACGCGCAGCTCCGTCCCGGACGCGCCGAGTACCTGGTGATGGAGTTCGTCGAGGGTCCGACCCTCGCGGCGCGGATCGCTCAGGGACCGCTGCCCCCGACCGAGGTGGCTGCGCTCGCCGCGGATCTGGCGGAGGCGCTGCACGTCGTGCACAGCGCGGGCATCGTGCACCGCGACATCAAGCCCTCCAATGTGTTGCTCACCGGTAGCGCACTCGCTGGAAGCCGCTCGGGCGCGAAGCTCGCGGACTTCGGGATCTCCGTGCTCGTGGACGCGGCGCGGCTGACCTCCCCCGGCACGGTCATCGGGACCGCGGCCTACCTCGCCCCGGAACAGTTGAACGGCGCCCCGCCGGCGCCCGCCGCCGACATCTACGCGTTGGGCTTGGTGCTGCGGGAAGCGCTGACGGGAGAGCGGGCGTTCGCCGGGGCCGAGGGCATTGGGGCGACGCTGGCCCGCCTCATCGAGGCGCCGGAGATCCCCGCATCGGTGGGTCCCGAGTGGGGTGCCCTGCTCCGGCGGATGACCGCGACGAACCCCGACGAGCGGCCGAGTGCGGCCGGCGTCTACGCGGCGGCGTCCGAACTCTCGCACGACCCCGCGAAGCCCCCGCGGCCCCGCATCCCGGCTCCGATCGCCGCCGCGGCCTACGCAGAGCAGGCGGCTGCGACTCCGTCCGGGGCGACGCGCACGCTCGTGCTGCCCGTGGGGCCGTCTCTCGCCGCCGACGAGACGGCAGCCCGGACCGGAGCGGCGGTACCCCTGCCCGAGAGCGGCCGACAGCGAGGGACGCGGCGCCGTCGGGGGCGGCTGGCGGGCCTTGTCGCGGCCGCGGTCGCGGTCACGGTCGCCGGGACGCTCTGGGCGGCGGGCGCTTTCGCTCCGGACCCGGGGGTGACGCCGGTCGACACGGAAACGACGCCGAGCTCGACGCCGTCGCCCGCCGTCGTTCCCGTGACCGTTCCGGAGGAGGCGGAGGAGCCGGTGACCCCGGCCGAGGCTCCCGCGCCTGCGCCCGGTCCGGAGGAGGACACGAAGGCGGACAAGACACAGAAGGACGCGGAGAAGGCAGCCGAGAAAGCGGCCGAAGCGCAGAAGAAGGCCGAGCAGGATGCGCAGAAGCGTGCTGAGGAGGCTCAGAAGCGCGCAGAGAAGGAAGCGGAGAAGGCCGAGCGCGACGAAGACGGCGACGATTCCCCGGAATGA
- a CDS encoding threonine/serine exporter ThrE family protein, which translates to MSARSSQRLLLSVRRLLHTDPSAVAHTEAMPVIDEHTVPRVLDLATRIGESMFAVGASAHEVTLAITRVCEAYGLKGVQVDVTYNSITVSFHLSGEVWPETLVRVVRVAAPDHAKLQRVQALVADIDGGLDLESARTAFRVIRRVPFRYQQPVVIVARALLAVGVSIMLGASPLIVGLTFVAALGAALTQAGLARLRVPLFFSQIAGGFVTTVVAVAVSALGSAGVEPFVGIRPSIIVASGIVLMLAGLTVVGAAQDAIDGFALTAGGRILDLTMQTLGVVIGILVGLELGGVLGFTMGLPDDPAPFGPLLGQFAGAIIIAVAVAVFNGAGLRIILVSALLSAVTLAGYAGTVAVGLHPAAASAVGALLASFIGMLIAHNLHVPSVAVTTAAIVPLVPGVAVFQGLLEVVHAAGSSTGMLTVGGSLIDAAVIGIVLASGASLGLYLGTPVRATLAGVAKARARVRR; encoded by the coding sequence ATGTCCGCGCGTTCCTCCCAGCGACTGCTCCTCTCCGTCCGCCGGCTGCTGCACACCGATCCGTCCGCGGTCGCTCACACCGAGGCGATGCCCGTGATCGACGAGCACACCGTGCCGCGCGTGCTCGACCTGGCGACGCGCATCGGCGAGTCGATGTTCGCGGTCGGGGCGTCCGCTCACGAGGTCACTCTTGCGATCACACGCGTGTGCGAGGCGTACGGCCTGAAAGGTGTGCAGGTCGATGTCACCTACAACTCGATCACCGTCTCTTTCCACCTGAGCGGCGAGGTCTGGCCGGAGACGCTCGTGCGCGTCGTGCGGGTCGCCGCCCCTGACCACGCCAAGCTGCAGCGGGTGCAGGCGCTCGTCGCCGACATCGACGGCGGACTGGACCTGGAGTCCGCGCGCACCGCGTTCCGAGTGATCCGCCGCGTGCCCTTCCGCTATCAGCAGCCCGTGGTGATCGTCGCCAGGGCGCTCCTCGCGGTCGGGGTGAGCATCATGCTCGGGGCATCTCCGCTCATCGTCGGTCTCACCTTCGTCGCCGCCCTCGGCGCGGCGCTCACCCAGGCGGGCCTGGCCCGACTCCGGGTGCCGCTGTTCTTCAGCCAGATCGCGGGAGGCTTCGTCACCACGGTGGTCGCGGTGGCGGTGTCGGCTCTCGGAAGCGCGGGTGTCGAGCCGTTCGTCGGCATCCGCCCGTCCATCATCGTCGCCTCGGGCATCGTGCTCATGCTCGCCGGACTCACCGTGGTGGGCGCCGCGCAGGATGCCATCGACGGCTTCGCGCTCACCGCGGGCGGACGCATCCTCGACCTCACGATGCAGACCCTCGGGGTCGTGATCGGCATCCTCGTCGGGTTGGAACTGGGCGGAGTGCTCGGGTTCACGATGGGGCTGCCGGACGACCCGGCTCCGTTCGGGCCGCTCCTGGGCCAGTTCGCCGGAGCGATCATCATCGCGGTCGCCGTGGCGGTGTTCAACGGGGCGGGGCTCCGCATCATCCTCGTGAGCGCCCTGCTCAGCGCCGTGACCCTCGCCGGCTATGCGGGCACCGTCGCCGTCGGGCTGCACCCTGCCGCGGCGAGCGCGGTCGGAGCGCTGCTGGCGAGCTTCATCGGCATGCTCATCGCGCACAACCTGCACGTGCCCTCCGTCGCGGTGACCACGGCGGCGATCGTCCCGCTCGTGCCCGGTGTCGCGGTGTTCCAGGGCCTGCTCGAGGTCGTGCACGCGGCGGGCAGCTCCACCGGCATGCTCACCGTCGGCGGATCGCTCATCGACGCGGCGGTGATCGGCATCGTCCTCGCCTCCGGCGCTTCCCTCGGCCTGTACCTCGGGACCCCCGTGCGGGCGACGCTCGCCGGTGTCGCGAAGGCCAGGGCCCGCGTACGCCGCTGA
- a CDS encoding metal ABC transporter ATP-binding protein, protein MQTTTGTLDARIRLDAVDVLYERREALRGVDLDIGPGELVAITGPNGAGKSTLLEVVAGVRAPTRGRRLVDGRIAFVPQRAAVSPRLPLTARDVVEVGTWGRRRSGRRSRRSVDEAMDRTAVSSLERIPFAALSGGQQQRVLLAQGLAGEADILLLDEPTSALDADSVARVRGVLRAEAERGAVVLCVTHDGALVADAARELALRDGAVVPADEGSVSAGTRRP, encoded by the coding sequence GTGCAGACGACCACAGGGACCCTCGACGCCCGCATCCGGCTGGACGCGGTCGACGTCCTCTACGAACGGCGGGAAGCGCTGCGCGGCGTCGACCTCGACATCGGACCGGGCGAGCTCGTCGCCATCACGGGCCCGAACGGTGCCGGAAAGTCCACGCTCCTCGAGGTGGTCGCGGGCGTTCGCGCCCCCACACGGGGCCGGCGACTCGTGGACGGCCGGATCGCGTTCGTGCCCCAGCGGGCCGCAGTCTCGCCTCGCCTCCCCCTGACCGCGCGAGACGTGGTGGAAGTCGGCACTTGGGGGCGGCGGAGAAGCGGTCGGCGATCGCGGCGGAGCGTGGACGAGGCGATGGACAGGACGGCCGTCTCCTCCCTGGAGCGGATCCCGTTCGCCGCGCTGTCGGGCGGGCAGCAACAGCGCGTGCTCCTCGCCCAGGGGCTCGCGGGCGAAGCCGACATCCTTCTCCTCGACGAGCCGACATCCGCGCTCGACGCGGACTCCGTCGCGCGGGTCCGCGGGGTCCTGCGCGCGGAGGCGGAACGGGGTGCTGTCGTCCTCTGTGTCACGCACGACGGGGCGCTGGTCGCCGATGCCGCACGTGAACTCGCCCTCCGTGACGGCGCAGTCGTCCCGGCAGACGAGGGCTCCGTCAGCGCAGGTACGCGTCGACCATGA
- a CDS encoding ABC transporter, which translates to MRSPFVPVTALAALAFALASCAGPSTSLPTGSSPAADGHGAIAGAEEVAEPPLGLTTIDPAGVVTHLDLLDETISELGTVDAPTGMTTDGRYLFADTGDGVDIVDSGVWTWDHVDHFHYYRAESALLGTVSGDGAATIATTNSSTTGGTGIFFAGSGAAVLLDTEALSKGEIRESFRLQREPHDGLVVPVGSFALVTDGEQGTATKVVGYTSTGEPTGLEEPCAAPSGSRTTRVGAVIGCADGALLAVVEDGELAVERVPFPHGATGGVTAFDNREGRPTVAGLAGPTDIRLLDTRQRAWTLLTAPSPVVQVTAVHDEDGHVLALTEDGRVLVLRAADGAVLAETAPLVAESLSAGASPTLIADQHRAYLSGPVEHRLFEIDYADGARVARTFDTATEPAFMAETGR; encoded by the coding sequence GTGCGCTCCCCATTCGTCCCCGTCACCGCCCTCGCCGCGCTGGCGTTCGCTCTCGCCTCCTGTGCCGGACCCTCGACGTCCCTCCCGACCGGCTCCTCCCCGGCAGCCGACGGTCACGGCGCGATCGCCGGAGCAGAGGAGGTCGCCGAACCGCCGCTCGGCCTCACCACGATCGATCCTGCGGGCGTGGTGACGCACCTGGACCTCCTCGACGAGACCATCAGCGAGCTCGGCACGGTCGATGCTCCGACCGGGATGACCACCGATGGCCGGTACCTGTTCGCGGACACCGGCGACGGCGTCGACATCGTCGACAGCGGCGTGTGGACCTGGGACCACGTCGATCACTTCCACTACTACCGGGCGGAGTCCGCACTGCTCGGCACGGTGTCAGGAGACGGCGCTGCGACGATCGCCACGACGAACAGCTCCACGACGGGCGGGACGGGCATCTTCTTCGCCGGCTCCGGAGCCGCCGTCCTGCTGGACACCGAGGCTCTGTCGAAGGGCGAGATCCGCGAGTCCTTCCGGCTGCAGCGCGAACCGCACGACGGGCTCGTCGTCCCGGTGGGCTCCTTCGCCCTCGTGACGGACGGCGAGCAGGGTACGGCGACGAAAGTCGTCGGCTACACCTCGACCGGGGAGCCGACCGGTCTCGAGGAGCCCTGCGCTGCACCCTCGGGCTCCCGGACGACCCGCGTGGGCGCCGTGATCGGCTGTGCGGACGGCGCCCTGCTCGCAGTCGTCGAGGACGGCGAGCTGGCCGTCGAGCGCGTCCCCTTCCCCCATGGAGCGACGGGAGGGGTCACGGCGTTCGACAACCGCGAGGGCCGGCCGACGGTCGCCGGCCTGGCCGGCCCCACCGACATCCGGCTCCTCGACACCCGGCAGCGCGCGTGGACGCTGCTGACGGCGCCGTCGCCGGTGGTGCAGGTGACCGCGGTCCACGACGAGGACGGACACGTGCTCGCCCTCACCGAGGACGGCCGCGTGCTGGTGCTCCGCGCCGCCGACGGGGCCGTGCTCGCCGAGACCGCCCCCCTGGTCGCCGAGTCGCTGTCCGCGGGAGCCTCTCCGACACTGATCGCCGATCAGCACCGCGCGTACCTCAGCGGCCCGGTCGAGCATCGGCTGTTCGAGATCGACTATGCGGACGGCGCGAGAGTCGCCCGCACGTTCGACACCGCCACCGAGCCGGCCTTCATGGCCGAGACGGGACGCTGA
- a CDS encoding zinc-ribbon domain-containing protein codes for MPEPVQQWWSRRQFSRGLDVPYAVGTYRAAWAAYPELIRQYHPELNQGIALSQIPLAADVLLCWECGVGHLFAATPTEQRERPGRVRRRSSWCPECSALARPQPVVLGEARAIPARPKKAPRAVCSKTPDLPTGTAFLSTCAPAPASAAEARLRHALGEHLLFTGGVNAIKVARPFFQHTEVWPDILLPELRIAIEYDTVGRHGLEHVGRRQQTDLRKDRAVRGAGWEVVRVRLGPLEPLGPFDLQLATVGAAGVTRIIDRLRDIRGALMVDAYLR; via the coding sequence GTGCCGGAGCCCGTGCAGCAGTGGTGGTCGAGACGTCAGTTCTCGCGGGGCCTCGACGTGCCCTACGCCGTCGGGACGTACCGGGCGGCGTGGGCGGCCTATCCCGAGCTGATCCGGCAGTACCACCCCGAGCTCAATCAGGGGATCGCGCTCTCGCAGATCCCGCTCGCGGCCGACGTGCTGCTGTGCTGGGAGTGCGGCGTCGGGCATCTGTTCGCCGCGACCCCGACGGAGCAGCGCGAGCGTCCCGGCCGGGTCCGGCGCCGCTCGTCGTGGTGCCCGGAGTGCTCCGCGCTCGCCCGGCCGCAGCCCGTCGTCCTCGGCGAGGCACGCGCGATCCCGGCGCGGCCCAAGAAGGCACCACGCGCCGTCTGCAGCAAGACCCCCGATCTGCCGACCGGCACCGCCTTCCTGAGCACCTGCGCACCGGCTCCCGCCTCCGCCGCCGAGGCCCGGCTCCGCCACGCGCTGGGAGAACACCTGCTCTTCACGGGCGGGGTCAACGCCATCAAGGTGGCGCGGCCCTTCTTCCAGCACACGGAGGTGTGGCCGGACATCCTGCTCCCGGAGCTGCGGATCGCGATCGAGTACGACACCGTCGGCCGGCACGGCCTCGAGCACGTGGGCAGACGGCAGCAGACCGACCTCCGGAAGGACCGGGCGGTGCGCGGCGCGGGATGGGAGGTCGTGCGGGTGCGGCTGGGGCCGCTCGAGCCGCTCGGTCCGTTCGACCTTCAGCTCGCCACCGTCGGCGCCGCGGGCGTGACCCGGATCATCGACCGGCTCCGCGACATCCGCGGAGCACTCATGGTCGACGCGTACCTGCGCTGA
- a CDS encoding DUF1269 domain-containing protein produces MAELIVISYDTESDAEGAYNRVQALQDDLVVELAGLALVKVDGEGKTKVEYPGAGSRIGLGVASGALFGALIGILFFIPVAGLVFGGLLGALFSGLDKTGIDAEFRDRVKSTVTAGKSAVVIYALKLTEDKFAEALAPYNGTVVQTSLSKEDEAELIRDLGGH; encoded by the coding sequence ATGGCTGAACTGATCGTCATCTCCTACGACACCGAGAGCGACGCGGAGGGCGCCTACAACCGCGTCCAGGCGCTGCAGGACGACCTCGTCGTCGAACTCGCCGGCCTCGCCCTCGTGAAGGTCGACGGCGAGGGCAAGACCAAAGTGGAGTACCCGGGCGCCGGGAGCAGGATCGGCCTCGGCGTCGCGTCCGGCGCGCTGTTCGGTGCGCTGATCGGCATCCTGTTCTTCATCCCGGTCGCCGGTCTGGTGTTCGGGGGCCTGCTCGGGGCCCTCTTCTCCGGTCTCGACAAGACCGGCATCGACGCCGAGTTCCGTGACCGCGTGAAGTCCACCGTGACGGCCGGGAAGTCCGCCGTCGTCATCTACGCGCTCAAGCTCACGGAGGACAAGTTCGCCGAAGCCCTTGCCCCCTACAACGGCACCGTGGTGCAGACCTCGCTGTCCAAGGAAGACGAGGCCGAGCTCATCAGAGACCTCGGCGGCCACTGA